In Nocardioides sp. InS609-2, a single genomic region encodes these proteins:
- a CDS encoding site-specific integrase, whose protein sequence is MATRTQPKLLAQGKPRTLGGTRRAWRVRLYAPGSGNNKYQVYFRAPAGEGEPWKRVLRRAASEEEARKIFAQAEAALDTEQATPVGADVRASRTIRMLGEEYLRDSIERGKQPRTMEQRESRLNAHILPTIGDVPVTKWRVEHSRKVMEKGSKTLFSTRGREDLRGQLAAMRKLAWRLGWLDRSIDPLDGLEIWRADVLHGATAQYVDPRLRPETRQVHAMANAADQLCGSDGTDPLMTRLPLFGTKIRVAGFGGLRLGEQNALRAIDVFFDRGYVHVNGSWITPRRVPGFRGPVKNHTLHEVPLPGSLLRDELLPRVKELLGLPAKASLQQVANAQGAERQRRADLAAREPDKKLAWWNFRVPPEDELWLFVDTITGLPVKPELHNERWHRIRAWVEENDPENAWPAHDRLSQPSPPRGDQVVPR, encoded by the coding sequence GTGGCCACACGCACTCAACCCAAGCTGCTCGCTCAGGGCAAGCCGCGCACGCTCGGCGGCACGAGACGTGCTTGGCGGGTTCGTCTCTACGCCCCCGGATCGGGCAACAACAAGTACCAGGTCTACTTCCGGGCACCCGCTGGCGAGGGTGAACCGTGGAAGCGGGTGCTGCGCCGCGCTGCCTCCGAAGAGGAGGCCCGCAAGATCTTCGCCCAGGCCGAGGCCGCGCTCGACACCGAGCAGGCGACGCCCGTCGGCGCTGATGTGCGCGCGTCGCGAACGATCCGGATGCTCGGCGAGGAGTACCTCAGGGATTCGATCGAGCGCGGCAAGCAACCCCGGACGATGGAGCAGCGCGAGTCCCGGCTCAACGCCCACATCCTGCCGACCATCGGCGACGTGCCCGTGACGAAGTGGCGAGTCGAGCACAGCCGCAAGGTGATGGAGAAGGGATCGAAAACCCTCTTCTCCACCCGCGGCCGCGAGGACCTGCGCGGCCAGCTCGCCGCGATGCGCAAGCTCGCCTGGCGCTTGGGCTGGCTCGACCGGAGCATCGATCCCCTGGACGGACTTGAAATCTGGCGAGCGGATGTGCTCCACGGAGCGACCGCCCAGTACGTCGATCCCCGCCTGCGGCCAGAGACCCGTCAGGTGCACGCCATGGCCAACGCAGCCGACCAGCTCTGCGGCTCCGACGGCACCGACCCGTTGATGACCCGCCTCCCGCTCTTCGGAACGAAGATCCGCGTGGCGGGATTCGGTGGGCTCCGCCTCGGCGAGCAGAACGCATTGCGTGCGATCGACGTCTTCTTCGACCGGGGCTACGTCCACGTCAACGGTTCCTGGATCACACCCCGCCGCGTGCCCGGGTTTCGTGGCCCAGTGAAGAACCACACCCTGCACGAGGTCCCACTCCCCGGGTCACTACTGCGCGACGAACTCCTCCCCCGGGTCAAAGAGTTGCTCGGGCTGCCCGCCAAAGCGTCACTCCAGCAGGTAGCCAACGCTCAAGGGGCGGAGCGGCAACGACGGGCAGACTTAGCAGCCCGTGAGCCCGACAAGAAGCTCGCCTGGTGGAACTTCCGCGTGCCACCCGAGGATGAACTCTGGCTCTTCGTGGACACCATCACCGGCCTCCCGGTCAAACCGGAGCTGCACAACGAGCGCTGGCACCGCATCCGCGCCTGGGTCGAGGAGAACGATCCCGAAAACGCCTGGCCCGCGCACGATCGTCTATCGCAACCTTCGCCACCACGCGGCGACCAAGTGGTTCCACGATGA